The Falco biarmicus isolate bFalBia1 chromosome 7, bFalBia1.pri, whole genome shotgun sequence genome contains the following window.
TCGATGTTATAGCTCGAGAGACCTAGAAGACATGGTGGAAACCATCTCAGCATGAGGACCATTCCGATTTCTCTGGCACTTGGTGAAATCAGCTGCATCCAGGCAAAAATCAGCATGGCTACCAGAGAAGCGGAGCTGGAAGAGAGCAAGGCAAGATGAACCAAGACATGCTactgggaagcagcaagagcagggctgctctgccaaGGGAGATGAGCCGTAAGCTGAGGATAACACCTCATCATCAGGGCAGGGACAAGTCAGTGACAGGTCCCATCAGCAGTGATCCTCAGGCCAAGGCGAGAAGGCAAGCCAAGTCCCAGGTCAGCAAGGGAAGGCCAATGAACAAGTCCATCTGACAGGGATGGATGGAGCCTTAGGCACCTTCACAGGTCAAGCCAGGACTGGGGTTCTGGGCCTGCATTTAAAtagagcccccagcccaggggcagagggagggagagtgGGTGGCTGAGGGTCTCAGCTGAAGCTGGTCAGGGCAATTAAGGGCAATTGGTGCACTCAGGGCTCTGGCAGCTGCATCCTCTGGCACATCTAGAACAGATGAAGGTCAGAGGCTACAATGCTGatagagaaaaatacagtgtcTCCTAAAAATGAGGCTGTTGAGAAGGGGCCAGTGCCAATATGTAAATGCACGGTAAGGCTGTGAGAATGCAGGGCTGAGGCACCTCCCAGCTGGCAGAGATCAGCCCTTTCTCCCCAGGACATCCCTGAGGAGAACAAGCCTCTCCTCCCACTGCCACTCACCTGCCTGGCACCCCGGGCACCCGTGAGCAGCAGGAGAcccggggtgctgggggctgtggtgcTGCACGTGGGCAAGGGGGAGGCTTTGGAGGGGCTCCTAGTaccatggggtgggggggatgtggTCAGAGAGGCCATGGGATATGGGGCAGCACCAAGAGCGCGACACTCCCAGGAAGGCAAGGCAGAGGGGAGAGCCAGGGCTGAGGAACAAGCCTCACCTCTCCTTCATGGTTCCTTTCACAGCTGCCGGCTGATGCTGTCTTTGCCCACCAGTAAGCAGCAGCCGGTGCCATGGATGAGGTGACGGAGCTGGAGATGGAGGGGAACTCCCTCTTGAAGGCAGTGTGGCTCGGGCGGCTCCGGCTCACCCggctgctgctggaagggggGGCTTACATCAATGAGAGCAATGAGAAAGGGGAGACTGCCCTGATGGTGGCCTGCATCACCAAGCACGTCGACCAGCAGAGCATTAACAAGGCCAAGATGGTGAAGTACCTGCTGGACAATAGAGCTGACCCCAACATCCAGGACAAGTCTGGGAAAACAGCCCTCATGCATGCCTGTATCCGTGGTGCAGGGGGGGACGtggtgtccctgctgctggagaacGGGGCAGACCCCAGCTTGGAGGACCACTCGGGAGCATCTGCTTTGGTCCACGCCATCAATGCTGATGACAAGGAtgtgctgcagcacctcctgAATGCCTGCAAAGCCAAAGGGAAGGAGGTGATCATTATCACCATGGACAAATCGGCCTCTGGCACCAAGGCCACCAAGCAGTACCTGAACGTTCCCCCCTCACTGGAGTTCAAGGAGAGGACCCCCCCTGAGGCATGCACAGCACCTTCCAGCGCCCACATGAAAACTCCTGTCTCGGCACCTTCCCCTGCTGAGAAGGAGAGCGGCACCTTTGGGTCACACCCCAGGGACAGcccctctgccagggctgctgacGAGCCATCCTCCCCAGGCCAGAGAGCTGGTGCAGCCAGGAGAGCCCGCCTGCCCCAGCTGAAGCGGCTGCGATCGGAGCCATGGGGTCTGGTCGCACCCTCGGTGCTGGCAGCCTCTGCGCACCGTGACGACACGCGGGTCTGCATGGACGATGAGGTGATCATGGGCATTGGTGACCTTTCGCTCTCCAAAAAGGCTCCCCTTGCCCGGAGtggcagcagcaagagcaaggacccctctctcttccccccagTAGACGAAGAGTCTCTGAGGACGTTGCCAGCGCCGGGGCCATTGGCGAGGAAAACAGCCTATGAGAAGAACCAGGCCACCCATCAGCGCCTGCCCCGAAGGAGCACAGTCCCTGAAGACCTGGAGAGCATCGGCTCCGCTGCCAACGGCTCAGCCGCAGCGATGGACACGCTGTACTGGCGGAGGCTGGGCGCTGAGCACTACGACTGCGATCCCCAGCTCTCCAGCGGCccagctgaggtggggaaggTGCCGTCGGAGAGGAGGAAGCTCAGCGGGTCCCACTTGGCTTTGCTGGATGGCTCACGGGAGTCCCTGGATAGCATCGCTGGCACATCACCTGGGACTGTCCGGCGCCGACCGCCCGGCTTGCTGGAGAGGCGAGGGTCCGGGACCCTGCTGCTGGACCACATCTCCCACACGAGGCCAGGATATCTGCCCCCCCTGAATGTGAACCCCAACCCCCCAATCCCTGACATCGGCTCCAACACCAAAACCTCCTCCCCGCTCGCTGCTGGTTTGAAGTCCCTGGTGCCCATCGCCCCCAGCTCGCCCAGACGGGGTGACTTGAGATCCAAAAGGAAGCTTCTCCGGAGACACTCCATGCAAGCGGAGCAGATGTGGCAGCTCTCTGATTTTGAGGAAATAGTGGCCCAGTAGCCATGTCACCATTTACTTCCCAGTAAGGTCACCATACCAGTGCTGTCCCTGCAGAAACGTGACGTTCCCACATGGAGCAGTTGCCTGGCTCCAGGGAAGTGCTGGTGACCATGGGGGTCAGACCTGTGCCCAGGGGCTGAATCAGGAGGTTCCTGCTCCTGCTTGCCAAAGCTGTGAGGAGAGCCTGGGCCTCCAGCCCAAAGAACCGAAGTCTCTCTTGTACTTTTCATTCACTGCTGGACCTTTCCCCAGGGGCGACTACCTGAGAGATCGATCCCAGACCATCTGAGATTGTCAGGCTTCATGCAAAGGCTCCTGCTTGGAGTTCACTTATTCCTTGCTATTTAcaatctgcttttcttccatccTGCTCATTCTGACGCAGAAACCCATCTGGAGCCCCACGCCAGTGAGCCATGGGGCTGATGTGTTTGTGAAGTGCCTACCAGGAAGGAAAGGAGCTTGATGCTGCGCAGCATTGGAAGATCAGAAAACCACCCTCCCTGGCAATTGAATGTATTGGTACCCTCACTGTGCTGGAGAGGGAGACAATTCTCCACCTCAGAGATTTCCAAGCACTTTGAAACTCCAGAGGCTGAGCTAACCCCGTTGCTGCTGCAACCTGGTGCCTTCAGTGGGCCTGGACTGGGAACAGGTTTGTCTCTGTCTCTGAAGTGACCAAGATTCAGGAGCATTTCCCACTATACCGAGCAACTCCAAGCACTGAATTCCTGGGTGGGGAAGGCTGCCAGCTTGGTCTGCACAGGAAACCTCTGCCAATGATGGGGGAGCAAGGATGCCAAGTTGCCAAGGGTGGCACGTGGTGAGCGTCAGGGGTTCATCCCAGCAGGGTGAAGCTGCAGGAATAGCACCGCAGCCAGGTCACCCCTCTCCTGCtgaccctgctgcagcagcagccctgtggggccaaagcagagctgaggcagggggagcacgcaggtgggaggagggggcagcCACAGGATGGCTCTGCATGGTGTTGGTGTCTGCCGCACCTCTCTGCATGGCACTGTCCTGATGCAGCCTGAGTCCAAGCCAGCAAACGCGTCTGCTTGGCTGGAGGTGGGGGTGCGAGCACCGTTCCTTCCCCGGTGCCCAGGAACGGGGTGCCCGGTGCCGCAGCCCACAGCCGTGCAGCACCCTGCCATGGGACTGGGCCCGCACCGGCAGCACGCGGCAGCTGCacaggaccagggcagcgaGACCGTGCACCGCAGGCCCCCTCCCACCCGCACGGCCCCAGCCTcaggcaggcacagctggcGGTGGGGAGCACTCCTCACCCCACACTCGGCTGGGGCTGTAGGCTGTATGTGTGTCGTAGCTGCCGTCAGCCGCCGCCAAACCCACCGCATGGAACCGGCTGCACGGAGAGAAACCAGCCCACGGCCCCGTGCCACTGCCTGGGCAAGCGTTTC
Protein-coding sequences here:
- the ANKRD34C gene encoding ankyrin repeat domain-containing protein 34C, giving the protein MDEVTELEMEGNSLLKAVWLGRLRLTRLLLEGGAYINESNEKGETALMVACITKHVDQQSINKAKMVKYLLDNRADPNIQDKSGKTALMHACIRGAGGDVVSLLLENGADPSLEDHSGASALVHAINADDKDVLQHLLNACKAKGKEVIIITMDKSASGTKATKQYLNVPPSLEFKERTPPEACTAPSSAHMKTPVSAPSPAEKESGTFGSHPRDSPSARAADEPSSPGQRAGAARRARLPQLKRLRSEPWGLVAPSVLAASAHRDDTRVCMDDEVIMGIGDLSLSKKAPLARSGSSKSKDPSLFPPVDEESLRTLPAPGPLARKTAYEKNQATHQRLPRRSTVPEDLESIGSAANGSAAAMDTLYWRRLGAEHYDCDPQLSSGPAEVGKVPSERRKLSGSHLALLDGSRESLDSIAGTSPGTVRRRPPGLLERRGSGTLLLDHISHTRPGYLPPLNVNPNPPIPDIGSNTKTSSPLAAGLKSLVPIAPSSPRRGDLRSKRKLLRRHSMQAEQMWQLSDFEEIVAQ